In Candidatus Binataceae bacterium, the following proteins share a genomic window:
- a CDS encoding tetratricopeptide repeat protein — protein MPGIPRTPQVFDIRWTPAFNLPLAKSSHAMAIRKGHTASGLPLLVLVPIANSSFAQGYSVQGANAYVQSKDWNGLLSYAQGWTQAEPENATAWFYLGNTYGIGLNDPASAAPAFKHAVSINPNWPEAWNALGQVYAASGRYQQAADALSRATQLAPERPSYWNNLATVCTDQKVLPGGGVECFPNSWMTAHPHCAIRRLRLKSARLRMLRVRLFEIRWSE, from the coding sequence TTGCCAGGCATTCCACGAACGCCACAGGTCTTTGATATCCGCTGGACGCCAGCGTTCAACCTCCCCCTTGCCAAGTCGAGCCATGCGATGGCGATTAGAAAAGGTCACACTGCAAGTGGACTTCCTTTGTTAGTACTCGTCCCGATCGCAAACTCTTCCTTCGCACAGGGCTATTCGGTGCAGGGCGCCAATGCTTACGTGCAATCGAAAGATTGGAATGGGCTGCTCTCGTATGCGCAGGGATGGACACAGGCGGAGCCTGAGAATGCGACCGCGTGGTTTTATCTCGGCAATACCTATGGGATCGGTTTGAACGATCCGGCAAGCGCGGCGCCTGCTTTTAAACACGCAGTCAGCATCAATCCGAACTGGCCTGAGGCCTGGAACGCATTGGGACAGGTTTACGCTGCGAGCGGCCGATATCAGCAGGCGGCAGACGCATTATCGCGGGCGACCCAGCTTGCGCCTGAGCGCCCCAGTTATTGGAACAACCTCGCCACGGTTTGTACCGATCAAAAAGTATTGCCCGGCGGCGGCGTCGAATGCTTTCCCAACAGCTGGATGACCGCCCATCCCCACTGCGCCATCCGGCGGCTGCGGCTGAAATCCGCCCGCTTGCGAATGTTGCGGGTAAGATTATTCGAAATTCGCTGGAGCGAATGA